From a single Nicotiana tabacum cultivar K326 chromosome 8, ASM71507v2, whole genome shotgun sequence genomic region:
- the LOC107820469 gene encoding glucan endo-1,3-beta-glucosidase 13-like precursor (The RefSeq protein has 1 frameshift compared to this genomic sequence): MATFTLLSLFILLSLLSVAHSGSIGINYGRIANNLPPPAQVVQLLKTQGVNRVKLYDTDSNVLTALSGSNISVTVALPNEQLADAAGKQSFTDSWVQSNILTYYPKTQIESIAVGNEVFVDPKNTTKFLVPAMKNMYASLVKYGVAQSIKVSSPVALSALGNSYPSSAGSFKPDLVEPVIKPMLSFLKQTGSYLMVNIYPFFAYAANTDTISLDYALFKDNKGVTDPNNGLVYKSLFEAQIDAVYAAMKAVGFGDVAMAVSETGWPSKGDENEAGAGADNAAAYNGNLVRRVLTGSGTPLKPNEPLDVFLFALFNENQKPGPTSERNYGLFYPNEQKVYDITLTKEGLENGPTMNNGR; encoded by the exons ATGGCTACCTTTACacttctctctctctttattctcCTCTCTTTGCTCTCTGTTGCTCATTCTGGATCCATTGGAATCAACTATGGCCGAATCGCAAATAATCTCCCTCCACCAGCCCAAGTCGTTCAGCTCCTCAAAACCCAAGGCGTTAACAGAGTCAAGCTTTATGATACTGATTCCAATGTTCTCACAGCCCTTTCTGGCTCTAATATATCAGTTACTGTTGCTCTCCCCAACGAGCAACTCGCTGACGCTGCCGGAAAACAATCTTTCACTGATTCATGGGTCCAATCCAATATTCTAACTTATTACCCAAAAACCCAAATAGAATCCATTGCTGTAGGAAACGAAGTTTTCGTAGACCCGAAAAATACAACCAAATTTCTCGTACCTGCCATGAAAAACATGTACGCATCTCTCGTTAAATACGGCGTCGCTCAATCAATAAAAGTTTCATCCCCTGTAGCTCTCAGCGCGCTGGGAAATTCCTACCCTTCGTCCGCCGGTTCTTTTAAACCGGATCTTGTCGAACCCGTTATTAAACCGATGCTGAGTTTCCTCAAACAAACAGGTTCTTACCTCATGGTCAATATTTACCCCTTTTTCGCGTATGCTGCTAATACGGACACGATTTCGTTGGATTATGCTTTGTTTAAGGATAACAAAGGTGTAACGGACCCGAATAATGGGCTTGTTTACAAAAGCCTGTTTGAGGCCCAAATTGATGCTGTTTATGCAGCGATGAAAGCTGTGGGTTTTGGTGACGTGGCAATGGCGGTTTCTGAGACTGGCTGGCCTTCTAAAGGTGATGAAAACGAAGCTGGTGCTGGTGCTGATAATGCTGCTGCTTACAACGGTAATTTGGTTCGTAGAGTGTTGACTGGAAGTGGGACCCCTTTAAAGCCCAATGAACCTCTTGACGTGTTTTTATTTGCTTTGTTTAATGAGAATCAGAAGCCCGGGCCCACTTCTGAAAGGAACTACGGGCTTTTCTATCCTAATGAACAGAAAGTTTATGATATTACCCTCACAAAGGAGGGTTTGGAGAATGGGCCCACCATGAATAACGGG TAA
- the LOC107820469 gene encoding glucan endo-1,3-beta-glucosidase 13-like isoform X1 — translation MATFTLLSLFILLSLLSVAHSGSIGINYGRIANNLPPPAQVVQLLKTQGVNRVKLYDTDSNVLTALSGSNISVTVALPNEQLADAAGKQSFTDSWVQSNILTYYPKTQIESIAVGNEVFVDPKNTTKFLVPAMKNMYASLVKYGVAQSIKVSSPVALSALGNSYPSSAGSFKPDLVEPVIKPMLSFLKQTGSYLMVNIYPFFAYAANTDTISLDYALFKDNKGVTDPNNGLVYKSLFEAQIDAVYAAMKAVGFGDVAMAVSETGWPSKGDENEAGAGADNAAAYNGNLVRRVLTGSGTPLKPNEPLDVFLFALFNENQKPGPTSERNYGLFYPNEQKVYDITLTKEGLENGPTMNNGSKNTVVTAPEPAAAPVSGGDVEASKVGNTWCVANEKAAREKLQAALDYACGEGGADCRPIQQGATCYDPDTLEAHASYAFNSYYQKNTRGVGTCDFNGAAYVVTQHPKYGSCKFPTGY, via the exons ATGGCTACCTTTACacttctctctctctttattctcCTCTCTTTGCTCTCTGTTGCTCATTCTGGATCCATTGGAATCAACTATGGCCGAATCGCAAATAATCTCCCTCCACCAGCCCAAGTCGTTCAGCTCCTCAAAACCCAAGGCGTTAACAGAGTCAAGCTTTATGATACTGATTCCAATGTTCTCACAGCCCTTTCTGGCTCTAATATATCAGTTACTGTTGCTCTCCCCAACGAGCAACTCGCTGACGCTGCCGGAAAACAATCTTTCACTGATTCATGGGTCCAATCCAATATTCTAACTTATTACCCAAAAACCCAAATAGAATCCATTGCTGTAGGAAACGAAGTTTTCGTAGACCCGAAAAATACAACCAAATTTCTCGTACCTGCCATGAAAAACATGTACGCATCTCTCGTTAAATACGGCGTCGCTCAATCAATAAAAGTTTCATCCCCTGTAGCTCTCAGCGCGCTGGGAAATTCCTACCCTTCGTCCGCCGGTTCTTTTAAACCGGATCTTGTCGAACCCGTTATTAAACCGATGCTGAGTTTCCTCAAACAAACAGGTTCTTACCTCATGGTCAATATTTACCCCTTTTTCGCGTATGCTGCTAATACGGACACGATTTCGTTGGATTATGCTTTGTTTAAGGATAACAAAGGTGTAACGGACCCGAATAATGGGCTTGTTTACAAAAGCCTGTTTGAGGCCCAAATTGATGCTGTTTATGCAGCGATGAAAGCTGTGGGTTTTGGTGACGTGGCAATGGCGGTTTCTGAGACTGGCTGGCCTTCTAAAGGTGATGAAAACGAAGCTGGTGCTGGTGCTGATAATGCTGCTGCTTACAACGGTAATTTGGTTCGTAGAGTGTTGACTGGAAGTGGGACCCCTTTAAAGCCCAATGAACCTCTTGACGTGTTTTTATTTGCTTTGTTTAATGAGAATCAGAAGCCCGGGCCCACTTCTGAAAGGAACTACGGGCTTTTCTATCCTAATGAACAGAAAGTTTATGATATTACCCTCACAAAGGAGGGTTTGGAGAATGGGCCCACCATGAATAACGGGAGTAAAAACACGGTGGTGACTGCGCCGGAGCCCGCGGCGGCGCCGGTTAGCGGCGGAGATGTGGAGGCGAGTAAGGTGGGGAACACGTGGTGCGTGGCCAATGAGAAAGCTGCACGTGAGAAGTTGCAGGCAGCGTTGGATTATGCTTGTGGTGAAGGTGGGGCTGATTGCCGTCCGATTCAGCAGGGTGCCACGTGTTACGATCCGGATACGCTGGAGGCTCACGCTTCTTATGCGTTCAATAGCTATTATCAGAAGAATACACGTGGGGTTGGAACGTGCGACTTCAACGGAGCAGCCTACGTTGTCACTCAACATCCCA AATATGGCAGTTGCAAGTTTCCGACAGGATATTGA